One genomic window of Candidatus Kuenenia stuttgartiensis includes the following:
- a CDS encoding pyruvate synthase: MSIDNKREMLTGNAAAAWGARLAEVDYVPTYPITPQTEIIEKLVYWINNGEMDAMFVSLESEHSMITAAGAANVTGVRVFTATSSQGLLYGYEMLYTVVGWRAPFVMVNVSRGLSAPITLEPDHNDILSARDTGFLQIHCESCQEILDSILIAYKLAEDERVLLPVLVNFDGFHLSFTREPVEIPDIKEVRSFLPAYTSRHAFFKASQPSSQGVAVLGGFAYTYFKYQMHLASRNSLNVYKEIAGEFEDVFGRRHGVVEEFMMENAEYVLIMTNSFSTIGKAAVKKARAKGIRIGLLRIRMIRPFPGTDIQAALRGKKAVAVFDQNISVGKGGILFSEIAGCMYNERERPVLLSFIGGLGGKNVSPEEFEVIFAHLQKANKTGATSDPYLLYTKEEWNGMENLKKIAGRNG; the protein is encoded by the coding sequence ATGTCTATTGACAATAAAAGGGAAATGCTAACGGGCAATGCTGCCGCGGCATGGGGTGCGCGACTGGCGGAAGTTGACTATGTTCCAACATATCCGATCACTCCACAAACGGAGATAATCGAAAAACTGGTGTATTGGATAAATAATGGAGAAATGGACGCCATGTTTGTCTCCCTGGAATCGGAACATTCAATGATTACCGCCGCTGGCGCAGCGAATGTAACGGGGGTAAGGGTTTTTACCGCAACGTCAAGCCAGGGCCTTCTGTACGGCTACGAAATGCTTTACACCGTGGTAGGATGGCGCGCCCCTTTTGTTATGGTAAATGTCTCCAGGGGCTTATCTGCGCCGATAACACTTGAACCGGACCACAACGATATTCTCTCCGCACGTGATACAGGTTTTTTACAGATTCACTGCGAGTCGTGCCAGGAAATTTTAGATTCGATTTTGATTGCGTATAAATTGGCGGAAGATGAGCGAGTCCTCTTGCCGGTGCTTGTCAATTTTGATGGTTTCCATCTTTCTTTTACGAGAGAACCGGTTGAAATACCCGATATCAAAGAAGTAAGAAGTTTTCTACCTGCGTATACCTCCAGGCATGCATTTTTCAAGGCAAGCCAGCCATCGTCACAAGGCGTAGCTGTGCTGGGCGGGTTTGCATATACGTATTTCAAATACCAAATGCATCTTGCCAGCAGAAATAGTCTCAATGTTTATAAAGAAATTGCCGGGGAATTTGAAGATGTGTTCGGAAGGCGCCATGGTGTTGTAGAGGAATTTATGATGGAGAATGCAGAATATGTATTAATCATGACAAATTCCTTTTCCACCATTGGAAAGGCAGCAGTTAAAAAAGCAAGGGCAAAGGGCATTCGCATCGGCCTTCTGAGAATAAGGATGATAAGACCGTTCCCTGGAACTGACATTCAGGCGGCACTTAGAGGGAAGAAGGCCGTTGCAGTGTTTGATCAGAATATAAGCGTTGGAAAAGGCGGTATTTTGTTTTCAGAAATTGCCGGTTGTATGTATAACGAAAGGGAAAGGCCTGTATTACTTTCTTTTATTGGCGGCCTTGGCGGCAAAAACGTAAGTCCGGAAGAATTTGAAGTGATTTTTGCACATTTGCAAAAGGCAAACAAAACAGGCGCGACTTCAGATCCATACCTTCTTTATACAAAAGAAGAATGGAACGGAATGGAAAATTTGAAAAAAATCGCCGGTAGAAATGGTTAA
- the argB gene encoding acetylglutamate kinase, translating into METAIQKAGILLEALPYIKRFKDKIVIIKFGGSAMSDDKVLTNVLQDTVFMKTVGMMPILVHGGGPHISREMERRGLRPKFVDGHRITDRETLEIAKTVLVDQIGASMVKKISEMGNDAVCVWEDGYCPITAEKHYIEVKEDDGTTNQLDIGYVGKVTSIIRERFLSLCSECTIPIVPPLAKGNDGEIYNINADSVAAFLAKALGAEKLVFLSNTHGIMTRPNDETSFVSTLHEDEAHSLIDKKIINGGMLPKVFACIAAVKAGVKKAHIINGQIPHALLLEIFTDKGVGTQIIV; encoded by the coding sequence ATGGAAACTGCTATTCAAAAAGCCGGTATACTTTTAGAGGCGCTCCCATATATTAAAAGATTCAAAGACAAGATTGTCATTATCAAATTTGGCGGAAGCGCTATGTCAGACGACAAGGTTCTCACAAACGTACTGCAGGACACGGTATTTATGAAAACGGTCGGCATGATGCCAATACTGGTGCATGGCGGGGGGCCGCATATTAGCAGGGAAATGGAAAGAAGAGGCTTACGTCCGAAATTCGTAGATGGACATCGCATCACCGACCGCGAGACCCTTGAAATTGCAAAAACCGTACTTGTTGACCAGATAGGGGCTTCTATGGTTAAAAAAATCTCTGAAATGGGCAACGACGCTGTATGTGTATGGGAAGACGGATATTGCCCGATTACTGCTGAAAAACATTATATAGAAGTGAAGGAAGATGACGGCACCACAAATCAGCTTGATATTGGTTATGTTGGCAAGGTGACCTCTATCATCAGAGAAAGATTTTTAAGCTTATGCAGTGAATGTACAATACCTATTGTGCCGCCTCTGGCAAAAGGAAACGACGGGGAAATATATAACATTAACGCAGATAGCGTTGCGGCATTTCTCGCGAAGGCACTTGGGGCGGAAAAACTCGTGTTTTTATCGAATACTCACGGTATCATGACAAGGCCAAACGACGAAACTTCTTTTGTTTCCACCCTGCATGAGGACGAGGCACATTCGCTTATTGATAAAAAAATTATCAACGGAGGAATGCTTCCCAAGGTATTCGCCTGTATTGCTGCCGTAAAAGCAGGTGTTAAAAAGGCGCATATCATTAACGGGCAAATACCCCATGCACTTTTGCTGGAGATTTTTACCGATAAAGGGGTGGGAACTCAGATTATTGTTTAA
- a CDS encoding thiamine pyrophosphate-dependent enzyme, which produces MGENTLNRYLLSVYPYTPFRSSWLYTAMACAPAGAQGIRDALDILIKKGRLNPDEDLKVVVLTGDGVAYDIGLASTSGALYRNVDFYYLCSDNEAYGNTGFQSSGATPFASNTRTTPAGKMNPLGELFYKKDLFEIWRSHKPPYLATISPAHPVDLINKFEKAKHYKGPKLFINLSPCPPGWHTDPSHSAKLAKLAVDTGVWALKEAVYGEISHTIIPQKFKPVEEYLREQGRFAHLFQPVRQEGVISQIQSFVDRYWKGIQG; this is translated from the coding sequence GTGGGTGAAAATACGCTGAATAGATACCTTTTGTCTGTCTATCCTTACACGCCGTTCAGGAGTTCGTGGCTTTATACGGCAATGGCATGCGCCCCTGCCGGGGCACAAGGGATAAGGGACGCCCTTGATATTTTGATAAAAAAGGGAAGGTTAAATCCCGATGAAGATTTGAAGGTAGTCGTATTAACAGGAGATGGTGTTGCGTATGATATTGGACTCGCATCTACTTCCGGCGCTCTTTATAGGAATGTAGATTTTTATTACCTGTGTTCCGATAATGAGGCATATGGCAACACCGGTTTTCAATCTTCGGGAGCAACGCCATTTGCTTCCAATACGCGCACTACCCCGGCAGGGAAAATGAATCCGTTGGGAGAGTTATTTTATAAGAAGGATCTTTTTGAGATATGGAGAAGCCATAAACCTCCGTATCTTGCAACTATTTCTCCCGCCCATCCGGTGGATTTGATAAATAAATTTGAAAAGGCAAAACACTATAAAGGGCCAAAATTGTTTATTAATCTTTCTCCATGTCCTCCGGGCTGGCATACCGACCCGTCACATTCAGCAAAACTTGCGAAGCTTGCGGTTGATACTGGCGTTTGGGCATTGAAAGAGGCTGTTTATGGCGAAATAAGCCATACGATTATCCCCCAAAAATTTAAACCGGTTGAAGAATATTTGAGGGAACAGGGAAGATTTGCACATCTCTTTCAACCGGTAAGGCAGGAAGGGGTGATCAGTCAAATCCAGTCATTTGTGGACCGGTATTGGAAAGGAATTCAGGGTTGA
- a CDS encoding rubrerythrin family protein: MATTDDLKEAFAGESQANRKYLAFAKKAEEEGYAQVAKLFRAAAEAETVHAHSHLRALDGVRSTKENIQEAINGETYEFTKMYPGMIENAKKEGHKKAEQSFAFANKVESIHANLYKRALNNLGDNEIVDYYVCQVCGNTVEKAAPDTCEICGAPRNKFKLVG, encoded by the coding sequence ATGGCGACTACCGATGATTTAAAAGAGGCGTTTGCAGGAGAATCGCAAGCGAACAGAAAGTATCTTGCTTTTGCAAAAAAGGCTGAAGAGGAAGGATATGCTCAGGTTGCAAAGCTTTTTCGTGCTGCTGCCGAAGCCGAAACCGTACACGCCCACAGTCACCTTCGTGCTTTAGACGGAGTCCGCAGTACGAAAGAAAATATCCAGGAAGCAATAAACGGCGAAACGTATGAATTTACCAAAATGTATCCTGGAATGATCGAAAATGCAAAAAAAGAGGGCCATAAAAAAGCGGAGCAGAGTTTTGCCTTCGCAAATAAAGTGGAAAGTATTCATGCAAATCTTTACAAAAGAGCATTAAATAATCTGGGGGATAATGAAATTGTGGACTATTATGTGTGTCAGGTCTGCGGCAATACTGTTGAAAAAGCAGCTCCTGATACATGTGAGATATGCGGTGCTCCCAGGAATAAGTTTAAGTTGGTGGGATAA
- a CDS encoding transposase, with product MKKSLVRTVWECKYHIVWVPKKQRKIVQGKLLQETTQSTPNFR from the coding sequence ATGAAAAAGAGTTTAGTACGTACGGTATGGGAATGCAAATATCATATTGTGTGGGTACCAAAAAAGCAAAGAAAAATTGTGCAGGGGAAGCTTCTTCAAGAGACTACCCAATCGACGCCCAATTTCCGGTAG
- a CDS encoding aspartate aminotransferase family protein translates to MNTQEIQKIYERYVIPNYIRNPILLVKGNGVEIWDAEGKRYLDLFSGWAVSLLGHCHPATVKAIQNQAAKLQHAPNIYYTEPQGMLAKYISEKSFGGQCFFCNSGAEANEAAIKLARIHNSARGKYKIITFSDSFHGRTIATVTATAQPKYQKGFAPLVEGFSYVPFNDTEALRNAIDDKTCAIMLETIQGEGGINIATNGFLKDIRNICNEKGLLLILDEVQCGMGRTGKYFAYQHYGIEPDIMTLAKALGGGVAIGAMTAKKEVAKDLVPGSHASTFGGNPLACAAGVAVFETIEKENLLDNTKKMGEYAMEQLRSLKTQCNIIKEIRGVGLMIGIELAINGSTIIKDCIQAGLFLNCTHDTVIRFMPPLNVKKENIDEGLGILKSVLSNY, encoded by the coding sequence ATGAATACGCAAGAAATCCAAAAAATTTATGAACGCTACGTTATTCCCAATTACATAAGAAATCCGATATTGCTGGTAAAGGGGAATGGTGTGGAAATATGGGACGCTGAAGGCAAACGTTACCTTGATCTTTTTTCAGGTTGGGCTGTCAGTCTCCTTGGGCATTGCCATCCCGCGACGGTAAAAGCCATTCAAAACCAGGCGGCAAAACTGCAGCATGCTCCGAACATTTATTACACTGAGCCGCAGGGCATGCTGGCAAAATATATCTCTGAAAAATCGTTTGGAGGGCAATGCTTTTTTTGTAACAGCGGTGCAGAGGCAAACGAAGCGGCTATTAAACTTGCACGTATTCATAACTCTGCGAGGGGAAAATACAAAATCATTACCTTCTCCGACTCATTCCACGGCAGGACGATTGCCACGGTAACGGCAACTGCACAACCAAAATATCAGAAGGGGTTTGCGCCGCTTGTTGAAGGGTTCTCCTATGTTCCTTTTAATGACACGGAAGCATTACGAAATGCCATTGACGACAAGACCTGTGCAATCATGTTGGAAACAATTCAGGGAGAGGGCGGTATTAACATAGCGACAAATGGATTTTTGAAGGATATAAGAAATATTTGCAATGAAAAAGGATTGCTGCTAATCCTCGATGAAGTACAATGCGGGATGGGAAGAACGGGCAAATACTTTGCTTATCAACATTATGGCATTGAGCCGGACATTATGACATTGGCAAAGGCGCTGGGCGGCGGAGTCGCAATCGGGGCTATGACGGCAAAAAAAGAAGTAGCCAAAGACCTTGTACCGGGCAGCCATGCTTCCACCTTTGGAGGAAACCCCCTCGCATGTGCAGCAGGAGTCGCTGTGTTTGAAACCATTGAGAAAGAAAACCTGCTGGATAATACAAAAAAGATGGGGGAATACGCCATGGAACAATTGCGCTCGCTCAAAACACAATGCAATATTATTAAAGAAATACGCGGCGTAGGTCTTATGATAGGAATTGAACTCGCGATAAACGGAAGTACTATCATCAAAGATTGCATTCAGGCGGGTCTGTTTCTCAACTGTACCCATGACACGGTTATCCGGTTTATGCCCCCTCTCAACGTAAAAAAAGAAAACATCGATGAGGGGTTGGGTATTTTAAAATCAGTCCTCTCAAACTATTAA
- a CDS encoding protein-L-isoaspartate(D-aspartate) O-methyltransferase, with protein MDTIYRETKLTASISPSFIIVIAFISFFIVSKGAVSAMGGKNTILNEDAFTLQRKQMVERQIANRGVADKRVLDAMESVPRHLFIPEENRHYSYFDNPLPIGYGQTISQPYIVAFMTELLQPDEDAVVLEIGSGSGYQAAILAKMVKQVYTIEIVEELGLRAKEQLQTMGFDNVEVRIGDGYNGWPEHAPFDAIIVTAATEKIPQPLIDQLKPSGRMVIPVGGVYEIQELILITKDASSNVVKKSIIPVRFVPLIRK; from the coding sequence ATGGATACAATTTATAGAGAGACAAAACTAACGGCTTCAATTTCTCCCAGCTTCATAATTGTGATAGCTTTCATTTCTTTTTTCATTGTTAGTAAAGGTGCTGTTTCAGCGATGGGCGGTAAAAATACTATATTAAATGAAGATGCTTTTACCTTACAGCGCAAACAGATGGTAGAAAGGCAGATTGCGAACAGGGGTGTGGCTGACAAAAGGGTATTGGATGCCATGGAATCCGTCCCCAGGCACTTGTTTATTCCGGAAGAAAACCGTCATTATAGTTATTTTGATAATCCTTTGCCGATAGGTTATGGACAGACAATATCCCAACCATACATTGTGGCATTTATGACAGAACTATTGCAGCCGGATGAAGATGCGGTTGTCCTGGAAATTGGCTCCGGCTCTGGATATCAGGCTGCCATTCTTGCCAAAATGGTAAAGCAGGTATATACAATAGAAATAGTGGAAGAATTAGGCCTCCGGGCAAAAGAACAGTTACAAACCATGGGATTTGATAATGTAGAAGTCAGGATAGGCGACGGTTATAACGGTTGGCCGGAACATGCTCCCTTTGACGCCATAATAGTAACTGCCGCAACAGAAAAAATTCCACAACCACTTATTGATCAACTTAAACCATCAGGACGTATGGTAATTCCGGTAGGCGGCGTGTATGAAATACAGGAATTAATATTGATTACAAAAGATGCTTCATCGAATGTTGTAAAAAAATCTATCATTCCGGTCCGGTTTGTTCCACTAATCAGGAAGTGA
- the tnpC gene encoding IS66 family transposase, translated as MTIENIDVDATLQKVEKLLSEEKGLSPAVRSMIELLALLITLLVGRLNRNSRNSSKPPSSDPNRKKESKAKGERKAGGQKGRDGVTLKKVDNPDEVEVIKVDRRKYPRSKYKVVGYEARQVFDIKISRVVTEYRAEVVEDAKGNRIVASFPEGVTKAVQYGPDLKAHAVYMSQYQLIPYKRIQEYFEGQIGIPLSEGSVYNFNREAYESLEPFEVRAREELAKSEVMHVDETSINKNGDRYWLHSASNSLWTYFFPHERRGTEAINSIGILPEFKGILCHDHLKSYYTYSNCTHALCNAHHLRELDGVWEDDNKQEWAKEMKALLKEINRATSDAGGMLGTDESEKYRQRYRKILQNAEAESPPPDETNRKGKRGRVKRTKARNLLERLRTYEGDVLRFMDNKNVPFTNNLAENDIRMTKVQQKISGCFRSLEGAKIFCRIRSYLSTCRKQGVNLSRALQMLFRGELPDFASS; from the coding sequence TTGACGATAGAGAATATAGACGTAGACGCAACACTCCAAAAAGTAGAGAAGCTGCTTTCAGAAGAGAAAGGGCTGTCACCGGCGGTGAGGTCAATGATAGAGTTGTTGGCATTATTGATAACACTGCTGGTAGGACGTCTGAACCGGAACAGCCGCAACAGCAGCAAGCCTCCCTCAAGCGATCCGAATCGCAAGAAAGAAAGCAAGGCGAAGGGTGAAAGGAAGGCAGGCGGGCAAAAGGGCCGTGATGGAGTAACGCTCAAAAAGGTAGACAATCCTGATGAGGTGGAAGTAATAAAAGTAGACCGGAGGAAGTATCCGCGCAGCAAATACAAGGTGGTAGGTTACGAAGCACGCCAGGTGTTTGATATAAAGATTTCGCGTGTAGTAACGGAGTATCGTGCAGAGGTAGTAGAGGATGCGAAAGGGAACCGGATTGTAGCGTCATTTCCGGAAGGGGTAACAAAGGCGGTGCAGTATGGTCCGGATTTGAAAGCGCATGCAGTCTATATGTCGCAGTATCAATTGATACCCTACAAGAGGATACAGGAGTATTTTGAAGGACAGATTGGGATACCGCTGAGTGAAGGTTCTGTTTACAACTTTAACAGGGAAGCCTACGAGTCATTGGAACCCTTCGAAGTGAGAGCCAGGGAAGAACTTGCAAAATCAGAGGTGATGCATGTGGATGAAACTAGTATCAACAAGAATGGAGACAGGTATTGGTTGCACAGTGCATCCAATAGTTTGTGGACGTACTTTTTCCCGCATGAAAGACGTGGAACAGAAGCGATAAATAGTATCGGGATATTACCTGAATTTAAGGGGATTCTTTGCCACGACCATTTGAAGTCGTATTACACCTATAGCAACTGTACGCATGCGTTGTGTAATGCACACCACTTGAGGGAATTGGATGGTGTGTGGGAAGATGATAATAAGCAGGAGTGGGCGAAAGAGATGAAAGCATTACTTAAAGAGATAAACCGTGCGACGAGTGATGCCGGGGGAATGCTGGGAACTGATGAGTCAGAAAAATACCGGCAAAGGTATAGGAAGATACTCCAAAACGCAGAAGCCGAAAGCCCTCCTCCTGATGAAACGAACCGTAAGGGAAAAAGGGGGAGGGTAAAAAGGACAAAGGCACGGAATCTTCTGGAACGATTGAGGACGTATGAGGGTGATGTGTTGAGGTTTATGGACAATAAAAATGTTCCCTTTACGAACAATTTGGCAGAAAACGATATCAGGATGACGAAGGTTCAGCAGAAGATATCTGGCTGTTTTCGTTCTTTGGAGGGAGCGAAAATTTTCTGCCGCATTCGGAGTTATCTCTCGACCTGTCGAAAACAAGGTGTAAATTTGAGCCGGGCATTACAGATGCTATTCCGTGGCGAATTGCCTGATTTTGCTAGCTCGTAG
- a CDS encoding RluA family pseudouridine synthase: MHKFIVTHRDSELTLLHFIANKLSLSNKKAKQLLDDRLVFVNRKRVWIASYQLKPGDSIEVLSGKTRQPEKKTYDILFNDDCYVIVSKPPGIVTNGQNSIERDLRTQFNRDRIQAVHRLDKDTSGALIFAKNENAFEEMKKVFKKHDIQKIYRVIVTGKICEPAFTINSPVGGQTAVTHITLLKKGKNTSYLEVATETGRRHQIRIHLASIGHPVIGETEYARKEIENILHREAKRQMLHAHRISFVHPYTKKEISVTAPISHDFIQCLRLLFP, translated from the coding sequence ATGCATAAATTTATTGTCACGCATCGGGATAGTGAGCTTACGCTGCTTCATTTTATTGCAAATAAACTTTCCTTGTCTAATAAAAAAGCAAAACAGCTTCTGGATGACCGCCTAGTGTTTGTCAATAGAAAAAGGGTGTGGATTGCTTCCTATCAATTAAAACCAGGTGATAGCATTGAGGTTCTTTCCGGTAAGACGCGCCAACCGGAAAAGAAGACATACGATATTCTTTTTAACGATGATTGTTATGTAATTGTTTCAAAACCTCCTGGCATCGTAACAAATGGGCAGAATAGTATCGAGCGTGATTTGCGGACGCAGTTTAACCGTGACCGGATACAGGCTGTTCACCGGTTAGATAAAGATACCTCCGGCGCATTGATTTTTGCTAAAAACGAAAACGCTTTTGAAGAGATGAAAAAGGTGTTTAAAAAACACGACATTCAAAAGATTTATCGTGTAATTGTAACGGGAAAGATTTGTGAACCTGCCTTCACTATCAATAGTCCTGTTGGCGGACAAACAGCCGTAACACACATTACATTATTAAAGAAAGGGAAAAACACATCTTACCTTGAGGTAGCCACAGAAACGGGCAGAAGGCATCAAATCAGAATTCACCTTGCATCCATTGGCCACCCGGTAATAGGAGAAACAGAATACGCACGGAAAGAAATTGAGAATATACTACACAGAGAGGCGAAAAGGCAAATGCTTCATGCGCATAGGATATCCTTCGTTCACCCCTATACAAAAAAGGAAATTTCTGTCACTGCGCCCATTTCCCATGATTTTATACAATGTCTCCGGTTGTTATTTCCCTGA
- the rph gene encoding ribonuclease PH, producing the protein MRVDNRKYDELRPVTITRNFTKYSAGSILVASGNTKVICTASIEEYVPPHIKNTGTGWITAEYSLLPGATPSRVPRESTKGKISGRTHEIQRLIGRSLRAICDLALLKERTIWIDCDVIQADGGTRTAAITGGYIALADAVQWLIDKNVIKENPLINSVAAISAGIVNNIALLDLCYAEDASAQVDMNFVMTGSGKYIEVQGTGEEYAFDEDQLAKMLTLARKGICEITEIQKKALGT; encoded by the coding sequence ATGAGAGTTGACAACCGCAAATACGATGAATTACGCCCTGTTACCATCACAAGAAATTTTACCAAATATTCTGCCGGGTCTATTCTTGTAGCATCTGGCAATACAAAAGTTATTTGTACTGCTTCAATAGAAGAATACGTGCCGCCACACATTAAAAACACCGGCACAGGATGGATTACCGCTGAATATTCGCTATTGCCTGGCGCAACGCCTTCCAGGGTGCCAAGAGAATCCACAAAAGGAAAGATATCCGGAAGAACGCACGAAATTCAACGCCTTATAGGCCGCTCTTTACGGGCAATCTGCGATCTTGCCCTGTTAAAGGAACGAACGATCTGGATCGATTGTGACGTAATTCAGGCTGACGGAGGTACCCGCACTGCGGCAATTACAGGGGGCTATATCGCATTGGCAGACGCGGTTCAATGGTTAATCGATAAAAATGTTATAAAGGAAAATCCCCTCATCAATAGTGTCGCAGCCATAAGCGCAGGAATTGTAAATAATATCGCATTGCTGGATCTGTGCTATGCAGAGGATGCCTCTGCGCAGGTAGACATGAACTTTGTAATGACCGGCAGTGGAAAATATATTGAAGTACAGGGCACAGGCGAAGAATACGCCTTTGATGAAGATCAATTAGCAAAAATGCTCACATTAGCCCGTAAAGGAATTTGTGAGATAACTGAAATTCAAAAAAAGGCATTGGGAACGTAA
- the argF gene encoding ornithine carbamoyltransferase, whose translation MKNKDLISIADLSRPEIEEIFQVTKELKDLHIKGVEEKCLSGKILGLIFEKSSMRTRVSLEVAIVQLGGYAIYQTQTEINLGKREAIKDVAKVLSRYLNGIAIRTFGHDTVQELAKYATIPIINALTDLYHPCQALTDVYTILEKFKTLENIKIVFIGDGNNVAKSLAQTCIKLDIDFHIASPKGYEFDADFISELKHMANGKNLIHLYRNPEEAAENANVIYTDTWTSMGQEAEAEIRRQVFKNYQVNAALLKKCADNVKVMHCLPAHRGEEITDEVIDGKCSVVYDQAENRLHVEKAILKLLLVR comes from the coding sequence ATGAAAAACAAAGATTTAATTTCTATTGCCGACCTGTCGCGACCTGAGATCGAGGAGATTTTTCAGGTTACAAAAGAGTTGAAAGACCTGCACATAAAGGGTGTTGAGGAAAAATGCCTGAGCGGAAAAATTCTCGGGCTTATCTTTGAGAAAAGTTCCATGCGCACACGGGTATCCCTGGAAGTGGCAATTGTGCAATTGGGCGGTTATGCCATCTATCAGACGCAGACTGAAATCAATCTCGGCAAAAGAGAGGCAATTAAAGATGTAGCAAAAGTGTTGTCACGTTATTTAAACGGGATAGCGATCCGCACATTTGGGCATGACACGGTGCAGGAATTGGCAAAATACGCAACTATTCCCATCATAAATGCCTTAACGGATCTTTACCACCCGTGCCAAGCGCTCACTGATGTATATACGATTCTGGAAAAATTCAAGACACTGGAGAATATAAAGATAGTTTTTATCGGAGACGGAAACAACGTTGCAAAATCTCTTGCGCAAACCTGCATAAAATTAGATATAGATTTCCACATTGCATCTCCAAAAGGCTACGAATTCGATGCGGATTTCATTTCGGAACTGAAACACATGGCGAACGGAAAAAATCTGATTCACCTTTACCGGAATCCTGAAGAAGCGGCAGAGAACGCAAACGTTATTTATACAGATACATGGACCAGCATGGGACAGGAAGCTGAAGCAGAAATACGCAGACAGGTTTTTAAAAATTATCAGGTCAATGCTGCGCTTTTGAAAAAATGCGCAGACAATGTCAAGGTAATGCACTGCCTGCCTGCCCATAGGGGAGAAGAAATTACCGATGAGGTGATTGATGGCAAATGTTCGGTCGTATATGATCAGGCTGAAAACAGACTACACGTTGAAAAGGCAATTTTAAAACTTTTATTAGTCAGATAA
- the rdgB gene encoding RdgB/HAM1 family non-canonical purine NTP pyrophosphatase, with amino-acid sequence MGSYVNEIHSKTIVIATQNKKKKEEILAIAGNIPGIIFRGTEDFPFIPVVEEDGRTFRDNAIKKATTLAKACNTWAMADDSGLEIRALNGRPGVLSNRYAGPGATDEANIQKVLSELYNFTEEKRAARFVCSIALASPHELLFVVEDYCEGFIAKEPRGSGGFGYDPVFFVPYYNQTLAELSQFSTSVKNKISHRAKALQQFNERIIPLLRSR; translated from the coding sequence ATGGGTTCATATGTAAACGAGATTCATTCAAAGACAATTGTTATTGCCACGCAAAATAAGAAGAAAAAAGAGGAAATATTAGCTATCGCAGGAAACATTCCGGGCATTATTTTTCGCGGTACCGAAGATTTCCCTTTTATTCCCGTGGTGGAAGAAGACGGTAGAACCTTTAGGGACAATGCGATTAAAAAAGCAACCACCCTGGCAAAGGCATGTAATACATGGGCAATGGCTGATGATTCGGGACTTGAAATACGGGCGTTAAATGGACGTCCTGGCGTTCTTTCAAACAGGTATGCAGGCCCTGGCGCCACAGACGAAGCAAATATCCAAAAAGTACTCTCTGAATTATATAACTTTACCGAAGAAAAACGTGCTGCCCGATTTGTCTGTTCCATTGCACTGGCAAGTCCGCACGAATTACTATTTGTGGTAGAAGATTACTGCGAAGGATTCATCGCAAAAGAACCAAGAGGTTCCGGGGGTTTTGGGTACGATCCTGTTTTTTTCGTACCATATTACAATCAGACACTTGCAGAGCTTTCCCAATTTTCAACATCGGTTAAGAATAAAATCAGCCATCGGGCAAAGGCATTGCAACAATTTAATGAACGCATAATCCCCCTTTTGCGCAGTAGATAA